The sequence below is a genomic window from Cobetia sp. cqz5-12.
ACTACGAATGCGATGGGTCTCCTCGATGGCGGCCAGCATGTCGTCAGAGAGCGGGAACTTGGCGCGCTGGCCTTCCGGCAGATCGATGATCTTCTTGCCCAGCGCCTGCAGCTCGATCATCTCGCGCTTCAACTGGGACTTGCTGGGGCGCTCGACGAGCTCCTCGGGTCTTTCTTTACGCATGCCAATTCCAATGAGTCGGGGAAATTTGCGGCAGTATAGCACTGCCGGGCCCCCGTCTCCTCAGAAGGAGAACAACATGAGCCAGGCCTTTGATGCCGTTGCTCAGCAACAACTGCTCGAGCGTCGCGTCAGCGAAGCTCTCGAGCTTGCCCGCAGCCTGGGGGCCGACGCCTGTGAGGTCGGTGCCAGCGTCGATCAGGGCGTCAGCATCTCGGTACGTGACGGCGAAGTCGAGACGGTCGAGCTGTCGCGTGATCAGGGTATCGGCGTGACTGTCTACCTCGGCAACCGCAAGGGCAGCGCGACCTCTTCCGATGCCGGCAGCGATTCGATTCGTGCCGCGGTCGAGAAGGCGGTCTCCATTGCGCACTACACCGGCGAAGACAGCTTTGCCGGTCTGGCGCCTGCCGAGCTGATGGCCACTGACTTCCCTGACCTCAAGGCGCACCACCCCTGGGCGATCAGCGTCGATGAAGCGACTGATCTGGCGCTGGCCTGTGAGCGTGCCGGGCTGGAAGTGGAAGGTATCGCGCAGTCCGAAGGTGCCAGCTTCTCCAGTGGTGAAGGCGTACAGGTCTATGGCAACAGCCATGGGTTCCTGGCCAGCCAGTGCGGCAGCCGCCACTCGATGTCGTGCATGCTGATCGCCAAGGATGCACAGGGCATGCAGCGTGACTATGACTACACCAGTGTGCGCAATCCGGCAGACCTGCGCTCCCCCGAGTCGGTGGGTCGTGAAGCCGCGCGCCGCACGTTGGCGCGTTTGAATGCGCGCAAGGTGGCGACGGGTCGCATGCCGGTGCTGTTCGATCCGCAGATGTCGGCGGGGCTGGTCGGCCATTATCTGTCTGCCATCGCCGGTGGCTCGCTCTACCGTGAGTCCAGCTTCCTGTGCGATAGCCTGGGTCAGCCGCTGTTCCCTGACTGGTTCA
It includes:
- the pmbA gene encoding metalloprotease PmbA, with protein sequence MSQAFDAVAQQQLLERRVSEALELARSLGADACEVGASVDQGVSISVRDGEVETVELSRDQGIGVTVYLGNRKGSATSSDAGSDSIRAAVEKAVSIAHYTGEDSFAGLAPAELMATDFPDLKAHHPWAISVDEATDLALACERAGLEVEGIAQSEGASFSSGEGVQVYGNSHGFLASQCGSRHSMSCMLIAKDAQGMQRDYDYTSVRNPADLRSPESVGREAARRTLARLNARKVATGRMPVLFDPQMSAGLVGHYLSAIAGGSLYRESSFLCDSLGQPLFPDWFTLGEKPREVGGMSSAAFDNDGVATRDNVYFADGKVQSYMLSAYSARRLNMQTTGNAGGARNVRITAPLTSLDEMLKQMGTGVLVTELMGQGVNGVTGDYSRGASGFWVENGEIQHAVEEFTIAGNLRDMAANLLAVGDDVDTRGSIHSGSWLIDGMTVAGMSEGEDDELEG